A segment of the Sphingobacterium oryzagri genome:
AGCGTGCGTATTCAGGCACACAAACGGTGCCTAACTGTGCGGCCAAAAACTTGGCAATCGTAGATTTTCCCGTAGATTCGGGGCCGACGACGGCTATTTTGATGGGTGCTGTTTTATCCAATGCTTTGTATTCTATGGTGATAGGTTTTTCGCCAATTGCGGTAACCATTCCATGCAATTATAGCAAAAGCAATGTAAAGTACCGCAGTTAACACCAAATCTTTGTGAATATAAAGTGGAATGTACGCTATATCGACAATGATCCACATGAGCCAGTTTTGAAGCACTTTGCGCGTCATCAAAAATTGGGCAACGAAGCTAATAGCTGTGCATGAGCCATCAATAAAAGGCACATCGGTATCGGTAAATAAAAACAGTAGCGTGCCCAGACAGCAGGCTAAAAGTAACGTGACAGCAGCAGTAATGACTAGCTGCTTACTATTAAATTTCACAATTACGGCACCCTGATCGTGCTGGCCGGTTTTCCAATAATACCAACCGTAAATAGCGGTAGCTAGAAAATAAATTTGCAACAGTGCGTCACCATACAATTTACTCTGGAAAAAAATATAAGCGTAGGTGCAGACACTGACGATACTGATGGGCCAGTTTAATATATTTTGGCGGGCGGCAAGATAAACACAGAGAAAACCAGATAAGGTAGCGAGCCACTCCAGGGCGGAGGTAGCGAGAAATTGCTGGTATAAAGAGGTGAAAAATTCAGGCATACCTTTAAAATTGTCGTTTAAAGATACACTTTCATTTAAAGAATGTGCGAAGCCTTAGCGCTTATTGTACGATTTTATTCGCGCAATTTGTACTTGCAAACGATTCGGGCTTTGCCTTAAATTGAAATCCCATCCCCATGATGTATCCCATGGCCTCTTTCAAAGCAACATTAGATTCAAAATTTGGATTGGTGTTGATGTCGACATGTACTTCCAGATCGATGTGGTATTGATCGAGGAGGGGACATAAAAGATAAGCAATGTCGATCGATTTTTGGACTTCGGTAAGCATACGCTCTTTAATGCTTTGCCGGTGTGTTTTTCTATCGCGGTGGATAAACATAAAACCACCTTTGTGTTCGCGGAGAAAGACGATCACGGTCGCAAATTCAATAACCCCGCGCTTCACTTGGGAGTCGGTACCGATGTACACTTTTAATTTGTTGCCGAGATGGGTTTCGGTTTTGATAATTTCCTCAACAGCCTCGTTGATCGAGGACCGGATTGTTTCGCCATTGTATTTTTGCCAAACCATAACGATGAATTATTTGATCTACTAAATATATTGATAAAGCGTGCATTGTATTTTTACTTAATATTAATTTTCTGTTATCTATTATTCTCGAAAAATATACTATTCCTCTTTGTTTCCATAGGCGAGATCACCCGCATCGCCCAATCCGGGTACGATGTAAGCTTTCGAGGTCATTTCGTTGTCTACAGCGCCTACCCAGAAGTGCGCTTCCGGTAAAAATGCGCGAACATGCTGCAAACCTTCTTCGGAAGCGATGACCACTGCAATATGTAGCTCTTTGATGTTGTATTCGGCCAGTAAATCTTTGCAACACAGTAGCAAGCTCTTTCCGGTGGCAAGCATCGGATCAGCCACTATAACAACCTTGTCGTCAAGATTTGGTGTATTACTGTATTTTTTATGAATTTCCATCTCGCCACTTTTTTTGGTGTGGCGGTAGGCTGCAATAAAAGCGTTGTCGGCGCGATCAAAAACATTGAGGAAGCCCTGATGGAAAGGCAAACCAGCGCGAATGATTGTAGCTAGCACGGGCTGTTGCTGCAACACGCTGTGCGTTGCCAGGCCTAGTGGTGTTTCTACTGTAGTTGGTACATATTCAAGCGTTTTGCTTATTTCATAGGCCATAATTTCACCTAACCGTTCCAAATTTCGACGGAAGCGTAGCCGATCTTGTTGAATGGCTACATCACGTAATTCCACCAAATAGTGGTTGGCAATACTATTTTCTTTCGTCAGGATCGTGACCATAAATCGGAAATATTTAAGTGTTTCTACTAATTTACTAAATACCATTCAATTTTTGTACCATGAACATGACAGTACCGGTATAAACATTTATTCTTTTTTCGTTATTTTTATATTCTAAACAGAAGGGCTTTAATGAAGTTTAATTTAACATCGGAATATAAACCGACAGGTGATCAACCGCAAGCCATCCGCGAGCTCGTGACAAGTGTAGGACAAGGAGAAAAATATCAGACCTTATTGGGTGTGACTGGTTCGGGAAAGACATTTACTGTTGCTAACCTTATTCAGGAAACGCAACGCCCCACGCTTATTTTAAGTCATAATAAAACGCTGGCCGCTCAATTGTATGGCGAATTCAAGCAGTTTTTTCCGGATAATTCGGTGAATTATTTTGTGTCTTACTACGATTACTACCAGCCGGAAGCCTTTATTGCGTCTTCCAATACCTATATCGAAAAAGATTTAGCGATCAATGAAGAAATCGAGAAGTTACGGTTGGCAACGACCTCGTCGCTGATGTCTGGTCGGCGCGATATCGTCGTCGTATCGTCGGTATCTTGTATATACGGTATGGGAAATCCCGACGATTTTTCGCGTTCCATCTTTCGTTTTGCGGTGGGAATGACCATCAGCAGAAATGCTTTTTTGCACCGTTTGGTCGAGATCTTGTACGCACGCACGACCGCCGATTTTAAGCGAGGAACTTTTCGTGTAAAAGGTGATATCGTCGATATTTACCCTGCTTACTTAGACTTTGCTTTCCGTATTTCTTTTTTTGGGGATGAGATTGATGAAATTAGTGAAATCGATCCTGTTTCTGGAAAAACACTTTCCAAGGTGGAAGATATTGCTTTATTTCCAGCGAATCTTTTTGTCACGCCGAAGGATAAGTTTACGAAATCTATTTGGGAAATACAGGATGAGTTGGTGCAGCGGAAAACCCAGCTGGAAGGCGAGGGTAAGATGCTGGAGGCCAAACGGCTTGAAGAGCGTGTAAATTACGATTTGGAAATGATGCGTGAGCTAGGTTACTGCTCGGGTATCGAAAACTATTCGCGCTTTTTTGATGGGAGAAAGCCAGGCATGCGCCCTTTCTGCTTATTAGATTATTTTCCGGAAGATTATTTATTGGTTATTGATGAAAGCCACGT
Coding sequences within it:
- the pnuC gene encoding nicotinamide riboside transporter PnuC, with the protein product MPEFFTSLYQQFLATSALEWLATLSGFLCVYLAARQNILNWPISIVSVCTYAYIFFQSKLYGDALLQIYFLATAIYGWYYWKTGQHDQGAVIVKFNSKQLVITAAVTLLLACCLGTLLFLFTDTDVPFIDGSCTAISFVAQFLMTRKVLQNWLMWIIVDIAYIPLYIHKDLVLTAVLYIAFAIIAWNGYRNWRKTYHHRIQSIG
- a CDS encoding ribonuclease H-like YkuK family protein; this translates as MVWQKYNGETIRSSINEAVEEIIKTETHLGNKLKVYIGTDSQVKRGVIEFATVIVFLREHKGGFMFIHRDRKTHRQSIKERMLTEVQKSIDIAYLLCPLLDQYHIDLEVHVDINTNPNFESNVALKEAMGYIMGMGFQFKAKPESFASTNCANKIVQ
- the upp gene encoding uracil phosphoribosyltransferase, producing the protein MVTILTKENSIANHYLVELRDVAIQQDRLRFRRNLERLGEIMAYEISKTLEYVPTTVETPLGLATHSVLQQQPVLATIIRAGLPFHQGFLNVFDRADNAFIAAYRHTKKSGEMEIHKKYSNTPNLDDKVVIVADPMLATGKSLLLCCKDLLAEYNIKELHIAVVIASEEGLQHVRAFLPEAHFWVGAVDNEMTSKAYIVPGLGDAGDLAYGNKEE
- the uvrB gene encoding excinuclease ABC subunit UvrB produces the protein MKFNLTSEYKPTGDQPQAIRELVTSVGQGEKYQTLLGVTGSGKTFTVANLIQETQRPTLILSHNKTLAAQLYGEFKQFFPDNSVNYFVSYYDYYQPEAFIASSNTYIEKDLAINEEIEKLRLATTSSLMSGRRDIVVVSSVSCIYGMGNPDDFSRSIFRFAVGMTISRNAFLHRLVEILYARTTADFKRGTFRVKGDIVDIYPAYLDFAFRISFFGDEIDEISEIDPVSGKTLSKVEDIALFPANLFVTPKDKFTKSIWEIQDELVQRKTQLEGEGKMLEAKRLEERVNYDLEMMRELGYCSGIENYSRFFDGRKPGMRPFCLLDYFPEDYLLVIDESHVTLPQLRAMYGGDRSRKVALVEHGFRLPAALDNRPLNFPEFESLTNQTVYVSATPGDYELQQTEGVVVEQVIRPTGLLDPIIEVHPAINQVDDFLEEVDKTIKEGGRILATTLTKRMAEELTKYMTRLNMKVRYIHSEIKTLERVEILRGLRLGEFDVLVGVNLLREGLDLPEVTLVAILDADKEGFLRSERSLIQTIGRAARNDRGRVIMYADQMTDSMRITIDETNRRREKQIAYNEKHGIIPRTVGKTREEILEQTSVADFKPGEAKAYVEPDAASLIAADPVMEYLGDKDLRKAIDNVRKQMEKAAKEMDFLGAAKLRDEMFAMEKLYEDRFGKR